CGTCAAAGAGAATTGTGTGGTACTGGCGTCACCCAATGCTCAGGTAGCTTCCGACTCTGAAGCCGCTCTTCCCGAAGCCATTGTCAATGCGATCACCAACAATACCTATGCCGTTGCATTGACCATCGCCCCCAGCAGGGCCCTCCGCCATATGCTTCCGGTCTGGAGTGCAAACACTCCACCTTCCGACATGACTTCGCTAGACTCGTTCAACCAGGTTGATAATCTTCGTGTCCTATCAATTGGTTTAGATACAGATACGTTTAGTGCCAAAGTGTCAGCCACCATGAACAGCCCGGATGCGGCGAAGGCAGCGACCGAATGGCTAGTCAATATCATCTCTGAACAACTCGGAACCCAATTACCGGTCGCTCCCACCGCAACCGGCAATACGGCGGAACTCGTTTTCACGAATCGAGACCAGCTTGTCGGTTTGATCACCGAACTTCATACGAAAGCGACAACCAACGCGCGGCGGACTGAGCGATTGAATGACTTTCGCGATGTCATGCTCGGATTCCACAACTTCCACGCAAGCTACAACCGCCTTCCTCCTCAAGCGATTGTCGATGCCAAGGGAAAGCGTCTGCTTAGCTGGAGAGTCGCCCTGCTTCCATTCATCGGTGAAAACGAACTTTGGAGCAAATTCCATCTCGATGAACCGTGGGACAGTCCCAACAACAAGCCGTTGATTGAACAGATGCCTCAGGTCTACGCAGGGCCGCTTCCAATTAAAGAAGGGAAAACAACCATGGTCGCACCAATGACGAAGGATACCGCGATGGGACGGCCAGGTGATTCCACGAAATTCAAGAACATCACTGATGGACTTTCCAATACGATCGGCGTCGTCAACGCAACGCAGGAAGCCGCAGTGATTTGGTCCAAACCGGATGACCTACCTGTCGATCAACAGAACTGGAAAAAGCATCTCGTTTCGGACGGGGAACAAAGCTTTATCGCCACCATGTGGGACGGTTCCGTTCGGCGTCTATCGGCTGACTTTGATACGGATCTGTTCTTCAAACTGCTAACGATCGACGGCGCCGAAACTTACGACCCCGATGCTCTAAACGGGAATTGAAAACTGGGACAAATGCGGCTTCGCCACGGCCGAAGCCGCGCATGATCGGTTCCCTGTCTCTACCGACCGTTTTATCGAAAAACGATAAAACAACATTGACTTGTGATCGCTCCTGGTGTTTATTGATAAACAATAAACACAGGAGCATCGCAAATGAACACAAAACCAATCTCACTGAGCTTGCTAAAGCTTTTTGTCAATGTCTGGTGGTGGGGACTGATCGCGACAGCAGCTATCGCATCGCTTTGGATCACACTCGCACCGTCGGCCATCGACCATCGGTCGTTCACTGGATACGCTAGTCATATCGACACGTCGCCACTGCAGGCGATCGACCGAAGCGGTCATGAAGTCAACGTCGAATTCGACGGCCCTGCGAAAGTCAAACTTACCTACGCCGATGCCATCGAGACCGAACCGCCAGGATTCAAATACAAAGCCCTTGCGTTAGTGTTTCTGGGCGCAGCGTTTTCCGTCTCGCTCTGTTTTGTCAAACAGCTTCGCGATATCGTTCGGACCATCGACCAAGACGATCCGTTTGTCCCCGAGAATGCGTCTCGACTGCGGACGATCGGAATGCTGATCATGCTTTTCGCATTTGCCAAAGGCCTGGGACAATTCTTGATTTCCGGCTATGCCGACACGATGGTCACACCGACCGGCTTTAATCTAAACGGTCGCCTGGAATTTCCCGCCGGATTGTTCACCGTCGCGATCGTCGTCTTGGTGCTGTCGGAAGTCTTTCGTCACGGCACTAGAATTCGCGAAGAACAGTCGCTGACCATTTAGAGCCTATCCGAAAAGAGGCCTGACCCCTTAAATGATTCGAATAAAGCTTTCCGAAGTGATGCAAGAAAAAGATGCGTCACTAACTGAGCTGGCGGATGAAGTCGGAATCACGCTGGCCAACCTTTCCATCCTTAAGACAGGCAAAGCAAAAGCCGTTCGCTTTTCCACACTTGATGCGATCTGCCGAGCGTTGAAATGCCAACCCGGTGACATCATCACCTTCGAAGATGACTAATATCGATGCGACTTAAGTTCGCTGGTGAGCAACAACCAACCGTGTCGACTTTGCGATCCACCCTACAAGTCACCGTACAGGCTTTTACCGTACAGGCTTTTTACGACGAGCCTGATTGATTTCGCATTCTTCTGGATCATGCACTGACTCCAGCTGATTCAGCGAATCTTGAATGCGAATGCGATATTCCTCGACCGATTCTGATTCATCGGGAAGGATCGGTTCGGCAAAATAGGCGTCGATCTTCGTGAAAGGCACCGGAATCTGCATCCGGTCCCACGTTTTCGACAGGATGAAACGCTTTCTTGGGATCGTGACCACGTTAAGGACTGCGGCACCAGAAGATCGCGAAAGAACCGCGATCCCCTTACGAACATGATTTCGAGGCCCACGCGGTCCGTCGACAGCAAGCACCACCGATGCGTCGATCGCAACGTGTTCGATCATTTGATCAAGAGCTTGACGTCCGCCTTTCTCGCGATTGGTCCGCCGACTTGATCCACGGACAGCCTTGATTCGAAGCAATCGATAGGCCGGAATCAATAATTGGCCATCTTCAGAAGCTGAAACCATTGCCGCAGTGTTCGGCTCGCGATTGATCGCTGCGGCGACCGAATGGGCATGAAGGATCGAAAACGCGTAAGGCCGTCCCGCATCACGCAAACGCTCGCGAGGATCATTGTGTGCTGTCACACGACATGTCACCCGCAGGGCGAGCATGACGAATCCCAGCATCCACGATTGAACCGTCAACAAGACCGACATAAGGGTACCACTAAGAAAACTCGATGGAATCCGCCTCGCGAAACTGCCTGTATCACGCTTGGTACTTCACCAACTTTGGAGCGCCGCATCGATGCGATCCCGGGAACGCCTATCAACACAAAAGCCCATCCGCTTCATCTGGCTTTCGCGTCGCCTCTTTTCGTGATCGCAATAGCAAAGCTGATCGGCAACGTATCGTCCAGCTAGGCATGCCAAAAAAAATATCGCCTCCCACACAGGAGGCGATACCCTTCAAACGTTCTAAGCCGATGTCACATTGGGA
This is a stretch of genomic DNA from Stieleria sp. JC731. It encodes these proteins:
- a CDS encoding DUF1559 domain-containing protein translates to MIIGWIDLERADPVETCAVLAKATNDPNLANLQPTIKSLQATLTQYDCSKVYVVADFSDLFGGQPKLVLPSGKPETLKQVLTAIAPHQRVDVKENCVVLASPNAQVASDSEAALPEAIVNAITNNTYAVALTIAPSRALRHMLPVWSANTPPSDMTSLDSFNQVDNLRVLSIGLDTDTFSAKVSATMNSPDAAKAATEWLVNIISEQLGTQLPVAPTATGNTAELVFTNRDQLVGLITELHTKATTNARRTERLNDFRDVMLGFHNFHASYNRLPPQAIVDAKGKRLLSWRVALLPFIGENELWSKFHLDEPWDSPNNKPLIEQMPQVYAGPLPIKEGKTTMVAPMTKDTAMGRPGDSTKFKNITDGLSNTIGVVNATQEAAVIWSKPDDLPVDQQNWKKHLVSDGEQSFIATMWDGSVRRLSADFDTDLFFKLLTIDGAETYDPDALNGN
- a CDS encoding DUF2975 domain-containing protein, which translates into the protein MNTKPISLSLLKLFVNVWWWGLIATAAIASLWITLAPSAIDHRSFTGYASHIDTSPLQAIDRSGHEVNVEFDGPAKVKLTYADAIETEPPGFKYKALALVFLGAAFSVSLCFVKQLRDIVRTIDQDDPFVPENASRLRTIGMLIMLFAFAKGLGQFLISGYADTMVTPTGFNLNGRLEFPAGLFTVAIVVLVLSEVFRHGTRIREEQSLTI
- a CDS encoding helix-turn-helix domain-containing protein, translating into MIRIKLSEVMQEKDASLTELADEVGITLANLSILKTGKAKAVRFSTLDAICRALKCQPGDIITFEDD
- a CDS encoding DUF374 domain-containing protein; protein product: MSVLLTVQSWMLGFVMLALRVTCRVTAHNDPRERLRDAGRPYAFSILHAHSVAAAINREPNTAAMVSASEDGQLLIPAYRLLRIKAVRGSSRRTNREKGGRQALDQMIEHVAIDASVVLAVDGPRGPRNHVRKGIAVLSRSSGAAVLNVVTIPRKRFILSKTWDRMQIPVPFTKIDAYFAEPILPDESESVEEYRIRIQDSLNQLESVHDPEECEINQARRKKPVR